The genomic window AGCAGAGTTGAATGCAAAGACAACACCGAAAATAAGCAGTCCACCGACGATCGCCCCAGCCGCAGGAACTCCCGATTGAAGGGCGATGGCGATCGCGGCAGGAACCGCTGTGAGCAGAAAAGTCCAAAATTGCACCGTTTTGGATTGAGGTGGACGACCTGACCCGAATTGCTGTATTAATGTTGGAGCCAGGGTTTGAATCAGTCCGTAGCCAATGACCCAACAGGCGAGAAATCCGCCCACCTGAAAAAATGACCAGCCCAACACGCTCCGCAGGAAGACAGGTAATCCGACGACAAACCAAACGTCTCTAGAGCCGAATAGAAAGAATCGAGCCGCAGAGAGAATATTGATTTCACGACTTTTGGAGAAAAGTTGAGTAAATTTAACTTTCGCCTTAATTTTGCCCATTCCTTTCGGCAGAAACAAGCCAGTGAACATTAATAGGAATAATCCTCCTGCCATAATCCAGAGAGAATTAATGAAGCCAAATAATGCTAGAAGAGCACTCCCCAAAAAGAAACCTACTCCTTTTAATGCATTTTTAGAGCCTGTCAAAATGGCAACCCATTTGAACAATGCAGACTGAGCATCTTGCGGCACGACTAATCGAATCGCGCTTTTGGTACTCATTTTGGTCAAGTCTTTAGCAACGCCTGAAAATGCTTGAGCCACCATTACATAAAATACAGCCAACCCTTGTGCCCAGCCAGGATTGAGAAATGACAGCATTATTAGGGAAAAGATTTGCAATCCAATCCCCGTGTAGAGCGTGACCTTGAGTCCTAACTGAGATCCAATCCAGCCGCCTAAGAAGTTCGTAATCACTCCAAAGACTTCGTAGAATAAAAAGAGTGAGGCAATTTGAATGGGGGTGTAGCCGATGTTGTTGAAGTAGAGCAACACCAACATCCGCAGGGCACCATCGGTAATTGTGAAGCCCCAGTAGGTTAGGGTTACGAGGATGTAGTTCTTAAAATTGGCACGAGAGGCGGTATTTGCCATAGGAAACGAGGAAGTAGGGAGGGCTAAATTCTTAGGAAAGACGCTTAACTCAGACCTATAGCAAACTTATTGCAACTTTTTTCGCGAGTTCTACCATGCGATTTGAGTAGCCCCATTCGTTGTCGTACCACGCCAAAATTTTGACTTGTGTTTCATTGACAACCATGGTGGAAAGCGCGTCAATAATTGAGGAGCGCGGATCATCTTTGTAATCGATCGAGACTAAGGGGCGTTCTTCATAGCCCAAAATACCGTTGAGTGCTCCTTCAGCCGCTGTTTTTAGCAGTTGATTCACTTCTGCAACGGTGGTCGATCGCGCCACTTCAAAGACGCAATCTGTCAGGGATGCATTGAGCAAGGGGACTCGGACAGCTAACCCGTTAAGCTTTCCATTCAGTTCGGGATAAATTAGCCCGATCGCCGTTGCTGATCCGGTGGTGGTTGGAATCAACGATAAACTGGTTGCTCTTGCCCGACGCAGATCTTTATGGGGTGCATCGACGATCGTTTGAGTATTGGTGTTGTCGTGAATTGTGGTAATCACACCATGTTTGATGCCCAGCCCTTCATGGATTACTTTGACAACGGGGGCAAGACAGTTTGTGGTACAAGATGCGGCTGTGACCAGATGGTGTTCGCTGGGCTGATAGAGATGATCATTGACGCCCATTACAATATTGAGTGCTCCTTGCTTGACGGGAGCCGCCACAATTACCTTTTTCACGCCTCGCTTAAAGTAGGGTTCGAGCGCTTCGGGCGTGCGAAACTTTCCAGAACATTCCAATACAATATCAATTCCGTAATCCTCCCAAGCTACATCGCCGGGTTGGGCGTGTTCGCTGAAGGTCAGGGATTTTCCGTCAATCAAAATTCGATCGTCACCTGCTTCTACTTCAGGTGCCCAACGTCCATGCACCGAGTCAAATTTAAGCAAATGAGCCGCTGTGACTGCCCCGCCTTTGACTTCATTGATATGCACAAACTCGATTTCTGACCAACCCCAAGCTGCCCGTAAATCCAAGCGTCCAATTCTGCCAAATCCATTAATTCCGACTCGTACAGCCATAGACTTCACCTAGCGAATTATTTTTATATTTCAATTTAATTTAGTATATTGCTTTATTGTAGTTGCTTCAGATAGAGATCTTAAGGCTTATACAAAAAGTTAAATCTAAAAAAATTGATTTATTTTGAACTTAGGCTTGATTGGCTATCTCCGATCGCTCAGTTACATGGCGATCGGGGATAGCCAATACCTTAAAAAGTTGCCTGTTTGCGCAACAATTCCTCAATAGTCACATCGGGTTGGGGAATCCCTTCAAACACTGTTCCAACTTTACCCCGGTAAAAGTGCAGTTCACTAAGACGATAGCCTGCGTCGGGAAGGGGGATGAACTGCGCCACTTCCGAAACCCGTTTCGCATTCCGAACATAAAAGAGAACAAATTCCTGAAGTTCAGGTTTCTGCTGGACTGCTGCCGTGTTGATGTAAATGAACAAGGGGCGGGCAAAGGGACGATACGTTGCCTTTTCAACCGCTGCCCGCGACGGAGCCACCGCGCCTTGACCTTTGCCATAATCCACGGCTAAGGCTTTTAGCTGATCCTGCGTGTCCTCAAAATAAGAAAACCCAAAATAGCCGAGCGCGTTCGGATCTTTGCTTACGCCTGCAACAAGTTCGCTATCATCTTCGCTGGCGGTGTAATCGGTGCGGCTTGCGTCAGCGTCTCCATTGACGACTTCGTTGAAGTAATCAAACGTTCCCGAATCCTGTCCTGCCCCATAGAGCTTCAAGGGGCGATCGGGATATGAGGCTCGAATTTGTTTCCAATTCGTAATTTTTCCTTGCGCCGCGGGTTCCCAAACCTTTTGCAACTCTGCCACCGTGATGTCTTGTGCCCAAGTATTTTGGGAGTTAACGGCGATTGTTAAGGCATCAAACGCTACAGGCAGTTCAATGTAGCGCACACCCTTTTGGCTACAAGCTGCCATTTCCTCTTTCAAAATTGGGCGAGAGGCATTGCTGATGTCAGTTTCTCCAGCGCAAAACTTTCTAAAGCCGGCAGTCGTCCCAGAGAACTTAACATCAATGGGAACCGCGCTTTCTCCTTCAGATTCTCTGTATTCTTTGGCGATCGCGTCACTAATTGGAAAGACTGTGCTCGATCCATCAATTTGAATAGTACCTGATGTCGGGACGACAGGATTGGAGATTTCTGGTGAAGCTGTTGCCACTTGCGTCTGATTGGAATCTGCTGAGTTTGGAGCGCTACAGCCAATTAATCCAAAGACTGCCACAACACATAAACTAAAAAGTGTTCTGGTTGTAATCGATACACTAGCAATCATATAAATTTCACTTTCAAGTGCCCTAATAAGGAACACTACAATTATTTCAAATAAAGTTGATTGTTCCAAGTACAGTGCAATACAAATTTGATTAATAAATGTAAAAAACTTGATTCCTAATCACGACAAGTACGACTGGGAAGCATCGGGCTGAAGCGGCGAAACTCTGCTAAATACTGCTCTAGGACAACAAATTGGGGTAGATGCAAGCTGTAGTAAATCCAGCGTCCTTCTTGTCGGGCTTGCAATAATTTGGCTTCTTTTAAGACTTTAAGATGAAACGATAGCTTCGATTGCGTCACTTTAAGAATTTCGCATAGATCGCAGACACAGAGTTCTTGCTCTCGCAGCAGATCGAGAACCTGAACGCGAAGCGGATCTGAGAGTGCATGAAAGCTAGAAGAAACTAAAGTTGATGGGAGAGAAGGTACTGTTTGCATCAAATTTTATTAATGAGATAGTCCATTTTAGGCAAAATTTAGGATAAGTGTCATTCTAAACTTATTGATTTAGTCTGTAAAAAGGATAATACTTCTGCACCGCAAAGTTTTCTGGATAGTGGTCTAAGCCTGTGAATCACTCTTAATTAAAAGGGAGCGATCGTCAGAGGTTGTCTGAGAAGTCTAGGTTGCTATCCAGTCTGCCCCCTAAATCCCCTATTTTGGGGGACTTTGAAGAAGGAGTGGCTCGGAAGTCCCAGAATGGGGGGTTGGAGGGCGAGTGTAAGAATCTTTGATACTTCTCAGACATCCTCTCAATTTTAGACTTACAGAATCACAATAGGACTCATCTGACTCTAGTTAAGTTAAAAAAAATAAATGCCATTTTGATGTGACATAGAGAGCGCCCCCTGCAACACGTAGGCGATCGCTCGGCTCCTCGAGAAGTGACTGAAATTAAAAACCCTCTCGCATAAGAAAGGGTTTTTAGAAAACTAGTACTCTTGCATTTTTTCTAGAGCTTCTGGTGCGTATAAGCGTGCTGCTTCACATTATCCTCAGTTTTGATAATACGTTCCGAGTTCAACACTCGTTTCCGCTCAGTCGAAAAATTAAAATCACTCTTTGTCGTGCCTAACGGAATATGCTCCTGCGCTACCGTTCGAGTCTTATAAGTCCGAGCCGCCGAAGTTGCCCGATAAGCAAAGTCATCACAAAACTGAGCGTCCGCCGGAAACCCCTCAGGGAGCAGAGGCTCTTCACCGTCTAAAACTGCCCCCATCGTGGTCGCAAAAGCTGCCTCATAAGAAGTCGGAATCCCTTTAACGATAGCTTCTAACGCCGCCGAAGGGATAGGTTCCACCACTTGCACTTGATGAATCTCACCATCGTCTTTAATGAAGCAACTTGCCAGACCAAGAACCACATAGTCCTCAGCCACAATATCGGGAGTGTTGGGATAAATATTGGCGGTGGTTGTGTTTGCCGAAGTCATAAGAGAAAATTGCCGATCCACTGTTGTGATTTGTGATGAAGATCTTAGTTTAACGGGTTATCGGTTCTACCTTGGTCAAGTCATCAATATTTCTTTTCATCGTTTCACAAATCGTATCTAAAGGTAGGTCATTATAATCCCGTCCAAACGGATTTTCAATTTCCATCCCGATCGCCTCAATGCCAAACAGAGTAAAGCTTACCAGCATCACCACAGCCGATGTCCACCATCCTAACTCCGTCACAAATTGAAACGGCAAAGTCAAACAATAAATTAGCAGCAATTGCTTTAAGTGAATCGCATAAGCCATAGGAATCGGCGTTTTCAGAATGCGTTCACAGCCTCCCAAACTATCCACCATGCTATTCAAAAGCAGTTGCAAGCTCACCAACTGATGAATATTGATGCGATCGCCCTCATACTGCTGCTGCAAATAATCTTGAATCCAAAACGCGACTTCCAAAGGCGGATTATTCATCCTCTTCAAATTCTCATACTGCGCCAACGGCAATAACGGCAGCAGTTCCTTGTTTACCGCATCCCGCCGCAAATGCAGCTTCATTGTTACTGCAAAAGCCACCAACAGATCCAACACCATCCGCTTCTCATGCCGATCTTTAGGCGATCGCTCTGGCACAATAACCCAAATCTGCCGCGCCAAATTCCGCGTTGCATTCGTCAGCCCACCCCACAGCTTTCGCCCCTCCCAAAACCGCTCATAGGCAGTATTGGTTCTAAAGACCAGCATCAAACCTAGCACCACATTTGGCACCACACTCGCTAGCACTGGCAAATTAACAGGCATTCCCCAATGATGTAACGCCGAAATTAACCCCGCAAACGTTCCACACAACAGCGTTCGAGGCAAAATAGCCGGAATGACAGAACCCCGTATCTGTAGGGTCGATCGCATCCAGGAAAGCTGATCTGGATCTTGATGCATAACCAAAGCAAAACGATAAACGGCGCTGCTACATAGAAGTATAAATCTACTCAAAGCCCCTTTCCTTCAAGAGAGGGGTTGGGGGGGAGATCTCTACTTCTGTCCTGCCCGCATCGTATCCACAAACTTCTCAAACAAATAATCCGCATCATGCGGACCCGGACTCGCCTCCGGATGATACTGCACCGAAAACAACGGCAACGACTTGTGCTTTAACCCTGCCACAGTTTGATCATTTAAATTCAGGTGAGTTATCTCCACCTCAGCCCCTTCAACCGAACCTGCCTCGATCGCAAATCCATGATTCTGGCTCGTAATCTCGACATGCTGATTCAACCCCGCTGGCTGATTCAACCCCCGGTGTCCAAACTTCAGCTTGAACGTTTCCGCCCCCAGCGACAACCCCAAAATCTGATGCCCCATACAAATCCCAAAAATCGGCTTTTCGCTCCCCAACAAATTCTTAGCCGTTGCAATTCCCTCCGTCACTGCCGCCGGATCGCCAGGGCCATTCGACAAGAAAATTCCATCCGGCTGATGCTTCAAAATTTCCTCAGCCGACGTATCAGCAGGCACCACCACCACTCGACATCCATAGCTAGCCAAGCGTCGTAAAATATTGCGCTTCACCCCAAAATCCAAAGCCACCACCGTCAAAGGCTCACGCACACCGCCACCGCCACCAAACTCCCAAGCTTCTGCACTAGGCTCCACCCATTCATACATTTTCTCGGTCGTCACATCCTTGACCAAATTCAACCCCGCCATACTCGGCGCTTCCTGCACCCGCATCAGCAGTTCAGCCGGATCAAGCACCTCCGTTGAAATTCCCCCATTCATTGCCCCAGTCGATCGAATTCGTCGCGTCAAAGCCCGGGTATCAATCCCAAAAATCCCAGGAATTCGGTGCTGCTTCAAATAATCTGACAGTGATTGAGTCGATCGCCAATTACTAGGGCGATCGCACACATTCCGCGCAATCAAACCCCTGACATGGGGACGGCTCGACTCCTCATCCTCCAAATTTACTCCCGTATTGCCCAACTCCGGGTAAGTAAACGCCACAATCTGCCCACAATAGCTAGGATCAGTCATCACCTCTTGATAACCCGTCATCCCCGTATTAAACACCACCTCCCCAATCGTGGTGCCCATTGCCCCAAACGACCAGCCCCGGTAAACCGTCCCATCAGCCAGCACCAACAAAGCCGCTTGAGCACCAGAAAACAGCATAAAATTCCTCAACGATTGGACTGGGCGATACTATACTACGTCTCCAGTAGGCGAATGGTATAGTGCCCAGCAGAATTTTCTCCACCGATCGATCGCGCCCCATATAGCCATAGGATCAAAGTAAATCTGTGTCCGTTAAAAATTAGTTGAAGGAGTGAATAGCAATGCGAATCTTAATCATGGGTGGAACCCGCTTCATTGGCGTTTATCTCACCCAAATTTTGCTAGACCAGGGGCACGAAGTCGTTCTCTTCAACCGCGGCAACAAGCCTGTCCCCGCAGGCGTAACCCAAATCCAGGGCGATCGCACCCAACCTGCCCACCTCGAAAAACTCTCCGCCGAAACCTTCGACACTATCTTCGACAACAACGGACGCGAACTCAGCGACACGCAGCCGTTAGTCGAAATCTTCAAAGACCGCATCCAACACTTCGTCTACGTTAGTTCTGCCGGAGTTTACCTTAAATCCGACCAGATGCCCCACATTGAAGGCGATCGCACCGATCCTAAAAGCCGTCACAAAGGCAAAGCCGAGACAGAAACCTACCTCGCCGCCCAAAAAATTCCTTTCACATCCATTCGCCCCGTCTACATCTATGGCCCCCAAAACTATAACGACTTGGAAGCCTGGTTCTTCGATCGCATTGCGCGCGATCGCCCCATCCCCATCCCTGGCAACGGAATGCATACCACCCAGTTCGGTCACGTCCAAGACCTAGCCGCAGCCATGGCAGCCGTCCTGGGTAACCCCAAAGCTGTGGGGCAAACCTACAATATTTCGGGCGATCGCTACATCACTTTCGATGGCATTGCTCGTGCTTGTGCCGCCGCTGCTGGCAAATCTCCCGAAGACCTAAAGCTTGTTCACTACGATCCCAAACAATATGACTTCGGTAAACGCAAAGCCTTCCCGATGCGAGTCCAACACTTCTACACCGACATCCACAAAGCCAAAACCGAACTCGACTGGCAGCCCCACTTTGACCTGATTTCAGGACTCAAAGACTCCTACCAAAAAGACTACCTGCCTTCCGATCGAAGCACAGCCGAGATAGACTTTTCAACCGACGAAGAAATTCTAAAAAACTAGTAAAATATCATGCCCCCGGAGTCAGAAACCAGATAAATCTGGAGGCTTTTATTCTGACTCCATGCAACTAGGGGGCAAACTCAACTAGCCTAACCAACCAGGGGAAACATCCAACTGTGCCAAGGGTTATCAGTATTTTCCGTAACCCTCAATCTATTCATAACACAGAAATCAAGTAAGAATACGGATTCCCTAACTTTTATTAAACTTGCTTAAGAAATAGATCTCGATAAGTCCCTCAAACCACCTCCAAACAGAACGCCTGACAAGTCACCACAGGCGAATCTACCTGTCCCTGCATAGGGCATCTCGCCGTGGCACACCACTCACAGTTAGCCTCCACTGGCAACACAATTTCCTGTGCCGCATAAAGACTGATCCCCTGACTCATAAATCCCTGCGCCTCCAACTCCGAAAAGCGATCGCCAATTAACAGCGCCCGCTCCACTCCCATCTGCTGCCGCGCATAATTAATCTTCTCCAAAGTTTTCCGAAACCCCTTTGTCTCCGAAAAAATTTCCACCACAATCTTCTGCTCCCGGCTTTTAAAGCAAGACGGCTTCTCTTGAGCAAAAAGATCTTTATACTGAATTGCCACCCGACCATCCAGATAATATTGCGCTCGTATCAACCTCAAAAACGGCACCGTAAAATTCCCGTCTTCATCCGGCATATACCACCAAGTTTTATGCCAGGTTTCCTGCGGCAAATGCAAAATCGTCTGAATTTGTTCTGAAGAAAAACCTGCCTGCGACAACCGCGCGATCGCCTGTGCCAAATTTGTAATCAGCCCCAAATCCCGTGTTTCCGCCTCACACCGCGTCAAATCAACATACCCCCGTTGATTTCCATGCCGCTGCGAATACTCCGTCACCGCCCGTTCCGCATCCTGCGGCGAATCAATTAAAACACACTCAATTTCCTCCAATTGAATCATGCCATCTACTGACTTTTTCGCTTCAATCGGAACACCAATGCTAGACCGAATACTCCCAATTCGGTGAGACGGCGCGATCGGTGGAACGCACTCCGTCAGAATCGATTGCAGAATAGTAGAGTCCGCGATCGCTAATGCAATCTGTACCCGATCACGAAACGGCGGTGGATCAGGTTGTAAGGCAGAGTAAGTTAGCATCAGCAATCCTCCCTTTAAGCCATCTTTCGATATTGTCACTGCTCTATCAAAAAGCAAGAGATTTTACGCACTTCTTTTAACAAAATTGAGCAGAACGACACAGAACTTTATCATGTCGTCTTCCTCAGCCTTGTTCCATCTGCTACAAAGGCTCAAATCAACCCATACACTTTTGCTTCCCAAGGAAAAATCGGCTCTCGCCCCACCCATTCCTCAGCCACCACCCGATCCTGCGTAATTTCTTTCCAGCGTTTTTGAAACGGCGTATCAGGAAAATTAGGAATCACATACTCTGCTCCCAGCCCATTCGGCGTTCCATAATCCGAGAAATTAGCCACCACCACCACCATCATTTCCCCATCCCCCCGCCGCCAAACCAACACCCGTTTCCCCGCCTCAAAATCTACATGAATAAACACCACATCATTAACCGCTAAAGCATCCGCAGCCGTCCGAAACCGAGTCAGCCGCGCCACATACTCAAATACCCGCCGCCGCCACGCTTCATCCATGCGCCCATAATTAACCGGATCAACCTGCTTAGAATCGCTCAAGCTCAAATCATGCTGATCCGCAAACTCCTCCCCGGCAAAAATCATCGGGATGCCCACAGCCGTCATTAAACAAACAAACGCCAGCTTAATTCTCTCCTCAGAATTAGCAATACCATTACTGGTCAAATAGTTATAAAGCCGTTCATTTCCATATCCTCCGACATCATGAGAAGTTAGATAATTAATTGCCTGAGTTCCATCTCTAAACCCTAACAATCGACAATCAATCAACTTCCGCACACTTTCTTCAAAGCTTTCCCCATCCACCGATTTACCTAAAATCACCCGCCGCAAAATTTGCTTAAAATGCTCATTCCACAAACCATCTAACCGATTCTGATGCACCAAAGCCAAAGGCATACTCAGATCTTCTCCCACTGCCAAAAACTGATCCGCCGCTCCACCCTTTTCCAGCCAAACCTGCCGTGCCAAATCCTTAAACTCTTGAACAAAATCGTAGTTCCCAATATTGTTCACACTATCGAGACGTAATCCATTCACGCTGTAGTAGTTCATCCAGTGAATTAAGTAAAGTTTCAGGTATTCACAAGCCGGTACAAATCGATCGCGCTTTCCAGTTATAGGATGGTAACCCTCCACCCAATGATTAAACTTAAACAAATCCCCCCCAAACCCATCGCGATCGCCCTGCTCAGGATCACGCCAGCCCCAAATCTTCCACTGCACAAAAAAGTCAGCAAAATTGACATGACGCAAAGCATTATTCCGCGCAAACGCCATGACCACATCTAAAAAAAAGCGAATCCCCTGCTGCCGACAATCGTCTATTACATCCATTAAATCTGTAGAAGCCGCCAGCGTGGGTTCTTTCTGATTTTCCGATTGTGAAAGACCTAAATCAAAGTCCGCTGCAAAAAAGTTAGCTGTCCCATATCCCCACTCCGACTGATCATCGCTATCCGCAGGTGGCAACAATTCCAACGCATTAATGCCCAATTGCACCAAATGAGCAGCAGAACCCGATAACAGCGATCGCACATCCCGAAAAGTCCCTACCCCGATCGCCTCTTGCCCCACTTTTGTCCACCGAACTGGCAACTCATATATCACCAGCCGATTATTAGCAGGCAAGTGATCCGTCTCTGTATTCTCCCTTTCTTCCTTAACCTGCCCCTGCGGATCACAAGCCACCAATAGCCCGCCGCGATATAAAATCACACTAGCAGGCTCACTGCCCCCTGGACTTAACACCTGCCGATTCACCGCATAAGCCACTGGATCCGTGCAATAAACTGTTCTCCTATTCTCATAAGGACAACTGCTCCGCACCTTGAACCAGTAGTGGTAAACCCGTCCCTCAATTAACCCACACTCCAGTGCCGCCACTTCCCACAGATCAGGAAACTCAGGCAACTGCCACAGCGAAATTTCTTCAAAATCCCCGCCCACCTCGCCAATGCGAAGACTAGGAACATCTTGCCCACCTGTCGCCCGCCACAAAACAAAATGGGTTTGTTTACGCTTAAATAAATCAACCAACATTGTGTTATCCCTGATTTGACTCCGGGTAGAGTACCTCTAGTTAAAGGTTTTTAGAACACTTCAAGAAGTTTAAAGATTACCCTAACGGGGTAGAGAACAAAAAAGTACGACCTATTATGTTTGACTAACCCCAACACATTACCCACTCTCATGACAGCAACCGTAGCGCCTACCCGCGTCACCCCCAGTGCCGCTCAAATTCAACAAACCCAACAAGCGATCGCCACCTACATTCAACGCATCGACGCTAACCCCGATCGCCGCGTCGGCGCATACCCCTATTGCCGCCTTCATGCGCCCGGCGAAGCCATCCTTGGCACCATCATGATTTTCCATGGATTCAGCGCCAAACCCCATCAAATGTGGCGATTGACCGAATACCTCTTTCAAAACGGTTACAACATCTATCAACCCTCGATCGCCGGACACGTTTACCTACCCCCCAGCGAACATTGGTGTCAGGTCGACCTCAAACCCGAAATTGCTGACCCTCTCCGCGCCAAAGTTGCCCAAGACCCAGTTCTCCAGCTTTACCTCGCCAACCTCTCTACCTCCGAAAACTTTACGCGCCCCGGCTATACCCAGCGCCTCGCCCTGATGGCAAAACTTAAAGAACTCGATCCTCGCCTCGAAGAAATTATCGCTACTACCCAAGGCGACAATGATACGACCTTCCAAAAATACTTCGTCTCTAGTCACATGAACTATCTCAGCGATGCCCGCGATCGCCTTCAAGAGCTAGATGCTATGCCCGGAGATATCTACACCCTCGGGCTTTCTGTCGGGGGAGCCGTTGCT from Timaviella obliquedivisa GSE-PSE-MK23-08B includes these protein-coding regions:
- a CDS encoding ArsJ-associated glyceraldehyde-3-phosphate dehydrogenase, translating into MAVRVGINGFGRIGRLDLRAAWGWSEIEFVHINEVKGGAVTAAHLLKFDSVHGRWAPEVEAGDDRILIDGKSLTFSEHAQPGDVAWEDYGIDIVLECSGKFRTPEALEPYFKRGVKKVIVAAPVKQGALNIVMGVNDHLYQPSEHHLVTAASCTTNCLAPVVKVIHEGLGIKHGVITTIHDNTNTQTIVDAPHKDLRRARATSLSLIPTTTGSATAIGLIYPELNGKLNGLAVRVPLLNASLTDCVFEVARSTTVAEVNQLLKTAAEGALNGILGYEERPLVSIDYKDDPRSSIIDALSTMVVNETQVKILAWYDNEWGYSNRMVELAKKVAISLL
- a CDS encoding PstS family phosphate ABC transporter substrate-binding protein, producing the protein MIASVSITTRTLFSLCVVAVFGLIGCSAPNSADSNQTQVATASPEISNPVVPTSGTIQIDGSSTVFPISDAIAKEYRESEGESAVPIDVKFSGTTAGFRKFCAGETDISNASRPILKEEMAACSQKGVRYIELPVAFDALTIAVNSQNTWAQDITVAELQKVWEPAAQGKITNWKQIRASYPDRPLKLYGAGQDSGTFDYFNEVVNGDADASRTDYTASEDDSELVAGVSKDPNALGYFGFSYFEDTQDQLKALAVDYGKGQGAVAPSRAAVEKATYRPFARPLFIYINTAAVQQKPELQEFVLFYVRNAKRVSEVAQFIPLPDAGYRLSELHFYRGKVGTVFEGIPQPDVTIEELLRKQATF
- a CDS encoding NAD-dependent epimerase/dehydratase family protein, with amino-acid sequence MRILIMGGTRFIGVYLTQILLDQGHEVVLFNRGNKPVPAGVTQIQGDRTQPAHLEKLSAETFDTIFDNNGRELSDTQPLVEIFKDRIQHFVYVSSAGVYLKSDQMPHIEGDRTDPKSRHKGKAETETYLAAQKIPFTSIRPVYIYGPQNYNDLEAWFFDRIARDRPIPIPGNGMHTTQFGHVQDLAAAMAAVLGNPKAVGQTYNISGDRYITFDGIARACAAAAGKSPEDLKLVHYDPKQYDFGKRKAFPMRVQHFYTDIHKAKTELDWQPHFDLISGLKDSYQKDYLPSDRSTAEIDFSTDEEILKN
- the carA gene encoding glutamine-hydrolyzing carbamoyl-phosphate synthase small subunit — encoded protein: MLFSGAQAALLVLADGTVYRGWSFGAMGTTIGEVVFNTGMTGYQEVMTDPSYCGQIVAFTYPELGNTGVNLEDEESSRPHVRGLIARNVCDRPSNWRSTQSLSDYLKQHRIPGIFGIDTRALTRRIRSTGAMNGGISTEVLDPAELLMRVQEAPSMAGLNLVKDVTTEKMYEWVEPSAEAWEFGGGGGVREPLTVVALDFGVKRNILRRLASYGCRVVVVPADTSAEEILKHQPDGIFLSNGPGDPAAVTEGIATAKNLLGSEKPIFGICMGHQILGLSLGAETFKLKFGHRGLNQPAGLNQHVEITSQNHGFAIEAGSVEGAEVEITHLNLNDQTVAGLKHKSLPLFSVQYHPEASPGPHDADYLFEKFVDTMRAGQK
- a CDS encoding metalloregulator ArsR/SmtB family transcription factor; this translates as MQTVPSLPSTLVSSSFHALSDPLRVQVLDLLREQELCVCDLCEILKVTQSKLSFHLKVLKEAKLLQARQEGRWIYYSLHLPQFVVLEQYLAEFRRFSPMLPSRTCRD
- a CDS encoding lysophospholipase; the protein is MTATVAPTRVTPSAAQIQQTQQAIATYIQRIDANPDRRVGAYPYCRLHAPGEAILGTIMIFHGFSAKPHQMWRLTEYLFQNGYNIYQPSIAGHVYLPPSEHWCQVDLKPEIADPLRAKVAQDPVLQLYLANLSTSENFTRPGYTQRLALMAKLKELDPRLEEIIATTQGDNDTTFQKYFVSSHMNYLSDARDRLQELDAMPGDIYTLGLSVGGAVALGLAADRPDRIKKAIAYAPLLEIYGEDRRQYVNLAGPLDIKELGWDPNLCFPVGALTAAARFGKSVIKNAAKLSNTPTFMVLTENEDAADIQTNQDFFQAIGGTAKGHQSFLYRASDLVPHPMVDPTEVSQGMSNRFWQTLYQETYRFLTTGKARLENMEKIQQDLTLAIVAN
- the arsJ gene encoding organoarsenical effux MFS transporter ArsJ, whose protein sequence is MANTASRANFKNYILVTLTYWGFTITDGALRMLVLLYFNNIGYTPIQIASLFLFYEVFGVITNFLGGWIGSQLGLKVTLYTGIGLQIFSLIMLSFLNPGWAQGLAVFYVMVAQAFSGVAKDLTKMSTKSAIRLVVPQDAQSALFKWVAILTGSKNALKGVGFFLGSALLALFGFINSLWIMAGGLFLLMFTGLFLPKGMGKIKAKVKFTQLFSKSREINILSAARFFLFGSRDVWFVVGLPVFLRSVLGWSFFQVGGFLACWVIGYGLIQTLAPTLIQQFGSGRPPQSKTVQFWTFLLTAVPAAIAIALQSGVPAAGAIVGGLLIFGVVFAFNSAVHSYLVLAFTDDDKVALNVGFYYMANSGGRLAGTVLSGLVYQFYGLVGCLWVSTAMVLAAAVITRMLPDPQPSKEIAWKVGDGD